From Osmerus mordax isolate fOsmMor3 chromosome 8, fOsmMor3.pri, whole genome shotgun sequence, a single genomic window includes:
- the gpr132b gene encoding probable G-protein coupled receptor 132b: MHEQTVTLSSSGTADWRAPSNCTTPYDEDRVPLVVLYSLVLIIGLPANMATIYLTWLQVRRKNVLGVYLWSLSLCDLMYLATLPTWAIYVNAGHQWPWGSMACKMTGYLFFTNMYISIFLLCCISSDRYVAVVYAVESRGIRQQRLAAVVTVTIVMVVAVGHVPVFTMPEGNTDKGERRCFEPGQSTAMVTGFNYARFVIGFLMPLAVLVFTNRAILANVQASTGLRPCEKKRVRYLAVAVVALFLVCFAPYHIILLLRAVTYHFPDLGACHFEQRIYTPYTISLGLSTFNSAINPILYVLSSDNIRKEMSRGLAGLRGRRGTLQPRSTDSIPYKMNNSFKVATTNPSGLMGGR, from the coding sequence ATGCATGAGCAGACGGTGACTCTGAGCAGCTCGGGGACAGCAGACTGGAGGGCCCCCTCCAACTGCACAACGCCGTACGACGAGGACCGCGTGCCCCTGGTGGTGCTCTACAGCCTGGTGCTCATTATCGGGCTGCCCGCCAACATGGCGACCATCTACCTGACCTGGCTCCAGGTGCGCCGGAAGAACGTGCTGGGCGTGTACCTGTGGAGCTTGTCCCTGTGTGACCTCATGTACCTGGCCACTCTGCCCACGTGGGCCATCTATGTGAACGCAGGCCATCAGTGGCCATGGGGCTCAATGGCCTGCAAGATGACGGGCTACTTGTTCTTCACCAACATGTACATCAGCATATTCCTGCTCTGCTGCATCTCCAGTGACCGCTACGTGGCGGTGGTTTATGCTGTGGAGTCCCGAGGCATACGCCAACAGAGGCTGGCGGCGGTGGTCACCGTGACGATCGTCATGGTGGTAGCCGTGGGTCACGTGCCAGTGTTCACAATGCCGGAAGGCAACACAGACAAAGGGGAGAGGCGCTGTTTTGAGCCGGGTCAGAGCACTGCCATGGTGACGGGTTTTAACTATGCCCGCTTCGTCATTGGCTTCTTGATGCCGCTGGCAGTGCTGGTGTTCACCAACCGTGCCATCCTGGCTAACGTGCAGGCCAGTACAGGACTACGGCCATGCGAGAAGAAGCGGGTGCGGTACCTAGCGGTGGCCGTGGTGGCGCTGTTCCTCGTCTGTTTTGCGCCGTATCATATTATCCTTTTACTGCGGGCTGTCACCTACCACTTTCCTGATCTGGGGGCTTGCCACTTTGAACAACGCATCTACACGCCATATACCATCTCTCTCGGTCTGTCCACCTTCAACAGTGCCATTAACCCCATCCTCTATGTGCTGTCCAGTGACAACATCCGTAAGGAGATGAGTCGCGGCCTGGCAGGCCTTAGGGGTCGCCGAGGAACCCTGCAGCCTCGCTCCACAGACAGCATCCCGTACAAAATGAACAACTCATTTAAGGTTGCTACCACCAATCCCAGTGGGTTGATGGGTGGTAGATGA